From one Psilocybe cubensis strain MGC-MH-2018 chromosome 13, whole genome shotgun sequence genomic stretch:
- a CDS encoding Ribosome biogenesis protein YTM1: MASTTTTNNNDPSHSQSQQQTQAQQPVTFTTSTPYPLPSQKFMIPLGWRRYQLSQLVNKALALDRGGNYDNAGGGARPVPFDFLVRGEILRGSLAEWCKEKGVGEEETLEIEYIESVMPPQKMFEFPHEDWVSAVSCYIPGLFLTTSYDGHLRAFDYAHNLAFDRAVHSAPVTSLCVVPFPSPSPSSSNMGEGGGEEGETYTIATASHDASAQILRVTLPSPSSSFNLNAKEKATAKGNGNGKAQSLATLYLHTAPIASVSANARGTRLITAGWDGLVGVWAWDGERVARDEVDVPVPVFGGVDGRDRKRRRVGAGAGGAGDGDGERGEGDGDGGMDGGRGKRKAPANVLKSHVGRVSKALFLGLEEGEGSEKAVSCGFDSTVRTWDVEYGLCIATINASEKPFLDLSPLSHAAPSSPLSSVLAVSTDRTMCMYDLRLPSSSSSTSALSSAATATFVHPSTPSCVASSGSGSGSGSGYQAITGAYDGVVRVWDVRSVKGAVASFKVGEEGKGKGRKVLSVDWARGLVGVAGEFGVEVWRVGEDGGVGGRV; encoded by the exons ATGGCgtctaccaccaccaccaacaacaatgACCCCTCCCACTCCCAATCCCAACAGCAAACACAAGCCCAACAACCCGTAACATTCACCACATCCACACCGTACCCGCTCCCCTCGCAAAAATTCATGATCCCGCTGGGATGGAGACGGTATCAGCTCTCGCAGCTCGTTAACAAGGCGCTCGCGCTCGACCGTGGTGGTAATTACGATAATGCTGGTGGTGGCGCGAGACCTGTCCCATTCGACTTTTTAGTGCGAGGCGAGATTCTGAGAGGCAGTTTGGCGGAGTGGTGTAAGGAGAAGGGGGTTGGTGAG GAAGAAACGCTCGAGATCGAATACATCGAGTCTGTAATGCCTCCGCAGAAAATGTTCGAGTTCCCACATGAAGATTGGGTGTCTGCTGTGTCGTGTTATATCCctgg GTTATTCCTAACGACATCGTACGACGGCCACCTCCGCGCGTTCGACTACGCGCATAATTTGGCGTTTGACCGCGCAGTGCATAGTGCGCCTGTTACTTCGCTGTGCGTCGTGCCGttcccctctccctctccctcctcctctaacatgggagagggagggggagaggaAGGGGAGACGTATACGATCGCGACGGCGTCGCATGATGCGAGCGCGCAGATTCTAAGGGTTACACtaccttctccctcctcctctttcaacCTCAACGCGAAAGAGAAAGCCACAGcaaaaggaaatggaaatggaaaagcACAGTCACTAGCAACGCTGTACCTGCACACAGCGCCCATCGCGTCCGTCTCTGCGAACGCGCGGGGCACGCGGCTTATTACGGCGGGGTGGGACGGGCTTGTGGGTGTGTGGGCGTGGGATGGGGAGAGGGTTGCGAGGGATGAGGTGGATGTGCCTGTGCCGGTGTTTGGTGGGGTGGATGGTCGGGATCGGAAGAGGCGGAGggttggtgctggtgctggtggcgcaggagatggggatggggaaaggggggagggggatggggatggggggATGGATGGGGGGAGGGGAAAGAGGAAGGCGCCGGCTAATGTTTTGAAGAGCCATGTTGGGAGAGTTTCGAAGGCGCTGTTTTTGGGTCTTGAGGAAGGTGAGGGGAGTGAGAAAGCTGTGAGCTGTGGGTTTGACTCGACGGTGCGTACGTGGGATGTCGAGTATGGTCTTTGTATTGCGACTATC AACGCATCTGAAAAACCATTCCTCGATCTCAGCCCCCTCTCACACGCAGCACCTTCCTCGCCGCTCTCGTCCGTCCTTGCCGTATCGACGGATAGAACGATGTGCATGTACGATCTCCGAttgccctcctcctcctcctccacatccGCGCTGTCCTCCGCGGCTACAGCGACCTTCGTTCACCCTTCAACGCCCTCGTGCGTAGCATCAAGTGGtagtgggagtgggagtgggagtgggtaTCAGGCGATAACGGGCGCGTATGATGGGGTTGTGAGGGTTTGGGATGTGCGGAGTGTCAAGGGCGCCGTGGCGTCGTTTAAAGTCGGCGAAGagggcaagggcaaaggGAGGAAGGTGTTGAGTGTGGATTGGGCGCGTGGGCTTGTGGGTGTTGCGGGTGAGTTTGGGGTCGAGGTGTGGAGGGTTGGGGAGGATGGGGGTGTGGGTGGACGTGTCTAG
- a CDS encoding Peroxisomal biogenesis factor 3, which translates to MPSPPSDPPLLPLLPPLSLPQPLTHIKPPTQIQLPTPTQNQSQSLLRTFTTSALKTTTILGGLYAARGFMRARLEEVREKMEGEERARDVLFGVFSESFWSSEISERASRPQTSKSRNRSSAQEQRAAARLRIACFVSRVSCFVSRISCLWCGQIPVSEDLFHALILQGTLHEYEHEHEHENENDTAYTILALLPTLSEQVMCAMDVDGVTRELQARSRGRAGAGAGGMAGREHQQVLGNQNVDQNQNQNGNGTAQAQAQAKERNERNVYPPGPAPYPSTSTSAPSTTTSTSTTTSTTGSAPASSTGSSNASRTSSPAPAQAQAPGQFTLSPRAPVFVPRAAAASSLSRSQSNVHSASSSYRGSPVSSHSPSLSLSLSGTESESISVSHDTRDTRETETDRDTAEISISSSFVSESGSAESVISVYTNTDADAFAVAVAGAGAGAGTSGSGGMRTNVGAGEGVGGQVDVRSKAELWNEVKMLTLTRTLTSLYTTTLLCLLTTTQLTLLARARYVCAIRALEREEARRERVEGMVPGVVGLVLGGILGASGLGGVFGGGGGEEGFEKLLRQLESGVFDDEDEEEEDGEGSEEEEEDGWGFGWGARARASSSFQSKINPVSKSRANAKSQHRIQSKAKSKSKAKSTSKNHPKPPQIWTDEISEEAESKYLTLSWWLLHVGWKDVAERVRRGVEEVFDGVSLKTKLSAADLHRLIADVRRRVEYEITFEGNEKKSSFVSSLLPPTPETIHHVLLQGGFTPAPAPALERTSSSLSPYPPSRAEIEFDIADRGHGHGEREGEGDGEGEGYDASPFEDPLGKHIDVDGEYEARFGRRVVLREREDEEVGSEVGRGRDGYGDEKGYGDEKGYGRDRKLSDAATTVSTSLSSSQLSHVFVDSPAVAVSSYQPHPSSSVHPSSSFHPTHPSHPSHPTPSSSFHPSHPTLTNQTQPLQHTYLPPPPPPPHTYTPVLDPPAFAALVEETRGILASADFGVVFEACVDEAVRVLMGSGGVFGRGGAGGGGGAGGGAGGVGGGGSGDKGGDKGGEGKGKGGDKEGEGEEEERVRLAGMLPALARWSQVAMEGLPNELVDKILNMRQVECLSAIVFGRFEERFVDI; encoded by the exons ATGCCCTCTCCGCCATCAGATccacccctcctccccctcctcccccctctctctctcccacAACCACTAACACATATCAAACCCCCAACGCAAATCCAACTACCAACACCAACCCAAAATCAATCCCAATCCCTCCTCCGCACATTCACCACCTCCGCCCTCAAAACAACCACCATCCTCGGCGGGCTCTACGCCGCGCGCGGGTTCATGCGCGCGCGGCTTGAGGAGGTTAGGGAGAAGATGGAGGGCGAGGAACGGGCGAGAGATGT TCTTTTCGGAGTGTTTTCCGAGTCGTTTTGGAGTTCTGAAATTTCCGAGCGTGCTTCGAGACCTCAGACCTCGAAATCTCGAAACCGCAGTTCAGCTCAGGAGCAGCGGGCGGCTGCACGGCTGCGTATCGCGTGTTTCGTATCGCGTGTTTCGTGTTTCGTATCTCGTATCTCGTGTCTCTGGTGTGGACAGATTCCAGTGTCGGAGGATCTATTCCATGCATTGATCTTGCAGGGTACTTTGCACGAATACGaacacgagcacgagcacgagaacgagaacg ACACCGCATACACCATCCTCGCGCTGCTCCCGACGCTGTCGGAGCAGGTTATGTGtgcgatggatgtggatggggTGACGCGGGAGTTGCAGGCGCGGTCGCGCGGGCGGGCGGGGGCGGGAGCGGGTGGGATGGCAGGTAGGGAGCACCAGCAGGTGTTGGGGAATCAGAACGTggatcagaatcagaatcagaatgggaatgggacagcacaagcacaagcacaagcgaAAGAGAGGAATGAGAGGAATGTGTACCCGCCTGGTCCTGCACCATAcccttccacttccacctcTGCACCATCCACCacaacatccacatccaccacaaCATCCACAACAGGCTCGGCTCCAGCCTCATCAACAGGCTCGTCAAACGCCTCACGCACGTCTTCACCCGCAccagcacaagcacaagcgcCCGGACAGTTCACACTCTCGCCGCGCGCGCCTGTGTTCGTGCCGcgcgccgccgccgcgtcgtcgttgtcgcgATCGCAGTCGAATGTGCATTCGGCGTCGTCTTCGTACCGCGGGTCGCCTGTGTCCTCGCACTCGCCGTccctttcgctttcgctttcggGGACGGAGTCGGAGTCTATCTCCGTCTCGCACGATACGAGGGATACAAGAGAAACGGAGACGGACAGGGATACAGCGGAGATATCgatatcgtcgtcgtttgTGTCGGAGAGCGGGTCT GCGGAGAGTGTGATTAGTGTGTATACGAATACTGATGCGGATGCttttgctgttgctgttgctggagcgggagcgggagcgggaacATCAGGATCGGGAGGAATGAGAACGAATGTAGGAGCGGGAGAAGGAGTAGGAGGGCAGGTGGATGTGAGGAGTAAAGCTGAATTGTGGAATGAAGTTAAAATGCTGA CACTAACAAGAACACTCACATCGCTCTACACAACCACGCTCCTCTGCCTACTCACCACAACCCAACTGACACTCCTCGCACGCGCGAGGTATGTATGTGCGATTCGCGCGctggagagggaggaggcgaggagggagagggtggAGGGGATGGTTCCGGGAGTTGTGGGGTTGGTGCTGGGTGGGATTTTGGGGGCGAGTGGGTTGGGGGGTGTTTTtggtgggggaggaggggaagaagGGTTTGAGAAGCTTTTGAGGCAGTTGGAGAGTGGTgtttttgatgatgaggatgaggaggaggaggatggggaAGGaagcgaggaggaggaggaggatggatgGGGGTTCGGATGgggcgcgcgcgcgcgcgcttCGTCGTCTTTTCAGTCTAAAATCAACCCCGTATCCAAGTCCCGAGCGAACGCCAAATCCCAACACAGAATCCAATCCAAAGcgaaatccaaatccaaagctAAATCGACATCGAAAAATCACCCCAAACCCCCGCAAATTTGGACAGACGAGATATCAGAAGAGGCAGAGAGCAAGTATCTGACGCTTAGCTGGTGGTTGTTGCATGTTGGCTGGAAGGATGTGGCTGAGCGTGTGAGGAGGGGTGTTGAGGAGGTGTTTGATGG CGTCTCGCTTAAAACGAAGCTCTCAGCAGCGGACCTGCACCGCCTTATCGCGGACGTGCGTAGACGCGTCGAATATGAGATCACATTTGAAGGAAACGAGAAAAAGTCGAG CTTCGTCTCATCGCTCCTCCCGCCTACGCCCGAGACGATCCACCACGTGCTGCTCCAGGGGGGCTTtacacccgcacccgcacccgcgtTGGAGCGTACATCGTCCTCATTGTCGCCTTATCCCCCAAGCCGCGCTGAAATCGAATTTGACATCGCCGACAGAGGGCACGGGCacggagaaagagaaggagaaggagacggagaaggagaaggctACGACGCCTCGCCCTTTGAAGATCCGCTCGGGAAGCATATTGATGTGGACGGCGAGTACGAGGCGAGGTTTGGGAGGCGGGTTGTACTGCGCGAGcgggaggatgaggaggtggGCAGTGAGgtgggcaggggcagggatGGGTATGGGGATGAAAAGGGGTATGGGGATGAAAAGGGGTATGGGAGGGACAGGAAGCTCTCGGACGCAGCGACGACGGTGTCGACGTCGCTCTCGTCGTCGCAGCTTTCGCACGTGTTTGTGGATTCGCCTGCGGTTGCTGTGTCGAGTTATCAGCCTCATCCATCCTCCTCCGTCCACCCATCCTCATCATTCCACCCTACCCACCCCTCGCACCCCTCGCACCCTaccccttcctcttccttccaCCCCTCGCacccaaccctaaccaaccAAACCcaacccctccaacacacatacctcccccctccaccaccaccaccacacacatacacacccGTGCTGGACCCACCCGCGTTCGCGGCGCTCGTGGAGGAGACGAGGGGGATATTGGCGAGTGCGGATTTCGGGGTTGTGTTTGAGGCGTGTGTGGATGAGGCGGTGCGGGTGTTGATGGGAAGTGGGGGGGTGTTTGGGCGGggtggtgcgggtggtggtggaggtgcgggtggtggtgctggtggtgttggtggtggtggaagtgGGGATAAGGGAGGGGACAAAGGTGGAGAggggaagggaaagggagggGATaaggaaggagagggagaggaagaggagagggtAAGACTTGCGGGGATGTTACCTGCCCTTGCGAGATGGAGCCAGGTTGCGATGGAGGGGTTGCCTAATGAGTTGGTTGAT AAAATCCTCAACATGCGCCAAGTCGAGTGTCTTTCTGCGATCGTGTTTGGGAGGTTTGAAGAGCGGTTTGTGGATATTTGA